Part of the Saimiri boliviensis isolate mSaiBol1 chromosome 21, mSaiBol1.pri, whole genome shotgun sequence genome is shown below.
AGGGAGCAAGAAAGCCCCCAGGCAACTCCCTGGCCTCTGGGATTTTCTGCCAGTCCAGACCCCATACGTAGCCACCTGGGTCTGTTTGGCACTGTGgattctcaaggacctagaaccttTGCCTCTGAAACTGGGTCCACTGGTGCTGCCCTGCTGTCTGCAGCCCCTATCCATACTCCCAGCCCACAACAGGCCAGGCCCACTCCAGACTCACCACCCTCTGCAGCCTTGGGGCTTTCCCAGGCCCTCCAGAAGTTCACCCCACTTCTCACCAACCCCCCAGCTCTAAATGAAGCCGGAGCGTCACCCTAGTTCTGCCTCTTTCAGCTGTGTGGACTTGGATAAGACATTCAACTTTCctttctcctcatctgtaaaatgtggacaGTGGACATCTGTCATCCAGGAGAGTTGTGGGAGATGAGATCACAGCTGTGAACACCTTGCATGGTGTCCAGCACAATCCATGATGCGTTTTCTCCCCTTACACACTTTGAAACCAATGTTAGAAAGGTGAATAAATCTGACTGTGGCCCACTCcaacctccagcctgggtgtcccTGACtgggccctctttttttttttgttttgttttttattatatgctCCGCACCACTGGCaccaaatacattttaattcacTGAAGGCATCTGCAGCTTGCACTTATCATGTTTTGTTCACGAGGTTTAATATGCAGCTGGGTGGATCATGGCACAGAAGTCCTTGGGTTGtgcttaaaaataagtttattaagaaaCAAGTACAGTGCATACAGCTGTTCATGTGGGCACCAGCTCCATACCCCAGTGACCTTGTCACACAGGCAGATGGTGGCATGGCAACTGTGGTGGGCCAGTGGGGCCTATGGCCTTTGCTTGGTCTCATGGAGCAGCTCTTGCCAGTTCTTCTCCATCTCCTCCTTGCAGTTGAGGAAGGCGTCCTCCAGCCGGCGCATGGACTCGGCCAGCGTAGGGTTGGTGCGCATCACAACCATGTCATAGGCCATCCAGGTTGCCTGCACTGCAACAAGCAGACAGGCCTGGTCAGGCCACAGGGAAGGGCTGCAGCTCTGGGGCACCCAGAAGAGTCAGATGCCTCCAGCTGTGCTCAGCATCTAACTGAGGCACTGAAGACCCTGCTGAGGCACCCAATTACTCTAGCTGGTTCCCAGTCCTGCAAGGCCCAAGTCTCATGTCACCTTAggcctgcccacctccacctgggCACCTCTACGCTTTTGTTGAGGCCCAGGCCTGGGGCTTCTCCTCTTGGGAAGGTGTCCTTGACCATCTATCCATGCATTGACTGACTCTCTTGCTCTTTCCCTCTGAGAGCAACTTGAAGGTAGTGTTCCCTGGGCCTAGAGGTGAATATATGCTTCTTCTCACCAACCCCCCAGCTCTAAATGAAGCCGGAGCGTCACCCTAGTTCTGCCCCTTTCAGCTGTGTGGACTTGGATAAGACATTCAACTTTCctttctcctcatctgtaaaaagtgTGAACTTCCTTTGAGTGTGAACTCAAAGGCAGTGTGCAGAAATCCCACCTCCAACCTTTTCTCTGCATAGTCCACCTGCTGGTGTGGTTCTGCCCTCTACAACTATACAGAACAAAGGTTATTTCCCCTTTGCATAACAGCCAATCATACGTAGCAACACATCCCCTTAAAGTTCCTCTTCATGGAGGTAAAAAGTACTGGATACTTTGGGAACTTACATCCTAACAAGCATCCCAGATCATTCTGGCACAGGGAGGCTGCAGACCACCCAGACAGCAGGTGCAGCAGGGACCTGGGAGCCATAGCAGAGTGTGCCTCCCAACTCTCCTCCTGCCAACTATGTGACCTGGAACAAGTGGCTTATATATATTaatctcagtctcctcatctttAGAGACTCTACCAATCTCATGGcttactgtgaagattaaatggatGATTTATGTAAACTGCCCAGCacatgttatggactgaatgtgtctCCCTAAATTCAcctgttgaaatcctaaccccaaatgtgatggtattaggaggctGGATCTTTTGGAGATGATTAGGTCCTAAGGGTAgactctcatgaatgggattagtaccctttAAATAAGAGACATGAGAGTGAACTCTCTCTCTGTGTGAGGATATGTGAGGCTCTATGTGAGAATACAAGAAGGTGACTGggcaggcaaggtggcttatacctgtaatcccagtagtttgggaagctgaggtgggcagattgcttgagc
Proteins encoded:
- the SYCE3 gene encoding synaptonemal complex central element protein 3, producing the protein MADADPEEKNYDNVLKMLSDLNKDLEKLLEEMEKISVQATWMAYDMVVMRTNPTLAESMRRLEDAFLNCKEEMEKNWQELLHETKQRP